From a single Salvelinus sp. IW2-2015 unplaced genomic scaffold, ASM291031v2 Un_scaffold4837, whole genome shotgun sequence genomic region:
- the LOC139026462 gene encoding LOW QUALITY PROTEIN: uncharacterized protein (The sequence of the model RefSeq protein was modified relative to this genomic sequence to represent the inferred CDS: substituted 1 base at 1 genomic stop codon), with protein MMNNRFESKLSHCTSVLGIHNILGKRILLCLHQNRIHPASSSGLLVGHVESSFSGGKFEQYNYDISKMSDLRKLYNSKVYEADRMRRPLEGMSFQVGVLSHSGVRXVTSYYWLVHKGDGFGISTQTVVVAARHMSRDWKAIETKNFRGSKTVSDFVKAGGTDYSLIFDNCHDAAGRMWE; from the exons atgatgaataATCGCTTTGAGA GTAAATTATCTCACTGCACAAGTGTATTAGGTATCCACAACATCCTTGGGAAAAGGATCCTGCTATGTCTCCATCAGAACCGCATTCATCCTGCCAGCTCTTCTGGCCTTTTGGTTGGACATGTGGAATCCTCTTTCAGTGGTGGTAAGTTTGAACAA TACAATTATGACATATCTAAAATGTCTGACCTGAGGAAGCTGTACAACTCCAAGGTGTATGAAGCGGACAGAATGAGGAGACCCCTTGAAGGCATGTCTTTTCAGGTGGGGGTTCTCAGCCACTCAGGAGTCAGGTGAGTAACATCATATTAT TGGCTTGTCCATAAAGGGGATGGATTTGGCATCAGCACTCAGACTGTAGTGGTGGCTGCACGCCACATGAGTCGAGACTGGAAGGCAA TTGAAACCAAAAACTTTAGAGGAAGTAAGACGGTCTCCGATTTCGTCAAAGCTGGAGGCACTGACTACAGCCTCATCTTTGATAACTGCCATGATGCAGCTGGTCGGATGTGGGAGTGA
- the rpp25l gene encoding LOW QUALITY PROTEIN: ribonuclease P protein subunit p25-like protein (The sequence of the model RefSeq protein was modified relative to this genomic sequence to represent the inferred CDS: inserted 2 bases in 1 codon): MENYSKARTVEQPALXPFPGLSSDTNEVRVKDGSKIRNLMRYALSCMEVKPRALEGEGGHPKSEEGGSTPEVQETPSSQAPEKMPXRQIVFTGTGKGVSKAITCVEILKRRVKGLYQQTRLLFSTVLEVWEPLEPAAGLDSLNVSRNIPAIWVLLSRDPLDASLPGYQAPGNFDALWAQAAKEDAGVAGGQRHGGRRKRGGGGGRGKGPGGPVRQTGRSREPGKGQSRGKGALAGQE; this comes from the exons ATGGAAAACTACAGTAAGGCGCGGACGGTGGAACAGCCTGCCCT CCCATTCCCTGGCCTCTCCAGCGACACCAATGAGGTTAGAGTGAAGGATGGCAGCAAGATCCGCAACCTCATGCGCTACGCCCTGAGCTGCATGGAGGTCAAGCCCAGGGCGCTGGAAGGCGAGGGGGGGCATCCTAAGAGTGAAGAAGGGGGTAGCACCCCCGAGGTCCAGGAAACACCAAGCTCCCAGGCACCGGAAAAGATGCCTAYCCGGCAGATAGTATTCACTGGGACGGGGAAGGGGGTCTCCAAGGCCATCACGTGTGTGGAGATCCTGAAGCGCCGTGTGAAAGGCTTGTACCAGCAGACCAGACTYCTCTTCAGCACTGTCCTGGAGGTGTGGGAACCCCTGGAGCCCGCGGCAGGCCTGGACAGCCTCAACGTTAGTAGGAACATACCCGCTATCTGGGTACTGCTCTCCAGAGACCCCCTGGATGCCAGCCTGCCTGGATACCAGGCTCCAGGGAACTTTGATGCCCTGTGGGCACAGGCTGCCAAGGAGGATGCAGGGGTGGCTGGTGGACAGAGGCATGGGggcaggaggaagaggggaggtggTGGTGGCAGGGGTAAGGGACCAGGAGGCCCTGTTAGACAGACTGGTCGATCCAGAGAGCCAGGAAAAGGCCAGAGTCGTGGTAAGGGGGCGCTGGCTGGGCAGGAATGA